A stretch of the Candidatus Methylopumilus planktonicus genome encodes the following:
- the trmB gene encoding tRNA (guanosine(46)-N7)-methyltransferase TrmB, whose product MINQDKENIKRRPIRSYILRQGRITKAQTNAIHESFQKHAVIFENKLIDFNAVFENKSRDLILEIGFGMGASTAEIARSNLNKNYIAIEVHSPGIGNLLKLIQENNISNVKIIQHDAVEVLNSMIKNDSLDGIHIFFPDPWPKKRHQKRRLIQLNLLKLIAQKIKKGGYLHIATDWEDYAFWIIDLLDKEELLQKTSDDFFKKPDYRPLTKYENRGIKLGYKVWDMIYRRI is encoded by the coding sequence ATGATTAATCAGGATAAAGAGAATATTAAGAGACGGCCTATTAGAAGTTATATTCTAAGGCAAGGAAGAATTACAAAGGCTCAGACAAATGCTATTCATGAAAGCTTTCAAAAACATGCTGTGATTTTTGAGAATAAACTAATCGATTTCAATGCTGTATTTGAAAATAAGAGTAGAGATCTTATATTGGAAATTGGATTCGGTATGGGAGCTTCTACTGCCGAGATTGCGAGATCTAATTTGAATAAAAATTATATTGCGATTGAAGTCCACTCGCCGGGCATAGGCAATTTACTTAAGCTAATTCAAGAAAATAATATTTCTAATGTGAAAATTATTCAACATGACGCTGTAGAAGTTCTTAATTCAATGATAAAGAACGACTCCCTAGATGGCATTCATATTTTCTTTCCTGATCCATGGCCTAAAAAAAGACACCAGAAAAGAAGGCTTATACAATTAAATTTACTAAAACTTATTGCACAAAAGATTAAGAAGGGCGGTTATTTGCATATCGCAACAGACTGGGAAGATTATGCTTTTTGGATTATTGATCTTTTGGATAAAGAAGAATTATTGCAAAAGACGTCTGATGATTTTTTCAAAAAACCTGATTACCGTCCTTTAACGAAATATGAAAATCGAGGCATTAAACTAGGCTACAAAGTTTGGGATATGATTTACAGGCGTATTTAA
- a CDS encoding serine hydrolase: protein MRERIRLFFILSITFFLALPSITVQAKPSKAEIARISRADTKTNKDGLLRVASSNALIVNQNTGEVLFAKDTDALTSIASVTKLMTAMVTLDANLSMDEEIAITNEDVDTVKNSSSKLPVGTVLPRSELLKIALIASDNRAASALGRNYPTGKAGFVNAMNIKALQLDMTRSEFADPTGLNNHNMSTAEDLVKMVKAAYQYPEIREITTTASYEAYVKGHRAPVNFSNTNGLIRKSDWIIGLSKTGFIQEAGRCLVMQAMISGQPMIIVLLKSYGSATRTADANRIRKWIEKTSSISHLNQSKQDS, encoded by the coding sequence ATGAGAGAACGTATCAGACTTTTTTTCATCCTAAGCATTACTTTTTTTCTTGCATTACCTTCAATCACAGTCCAAGCAAAACCATCAAAAGCAGAGATAGCTCGCATATCTCGAGCAGATACCAAAACCAATAAAGACGGCCTTTTAAGGGTAGCCTCTTCAAACGCTCTTATTGTAAATCAAAATACTGGCGAAGTATTATTTGCTAAAGATACTGACGCTTTAACTTCTATTGCTTCAGTTACTAAGCTGATGACTGCTATGGTAACTTTAGATGCAAATCTTTCTATGGATGAAGAGATTGCCATCACCAATGAAGATGTAGATACGGTAAAAAATTCAAGTTCAAAATTGCCAGTGGGAACAGTCTTGCCCCGCTCAGAATTGCTTAAAATTGCTTTGATTGCTTCTGATAATCGTGCAGCATCGGCTTTGGGTAGAAATTATCCAACAGGAAAAGCTGGTTTCGTAAATGCCATGAATATTAAAGCATTACAACTTGACATGACGCGCAGTGAATTTGCAGACCCTACAGGGCTTAATAATCATAATATGTCGACAGCTGAAGATCTTGTAAAGATGGTAAAAGCCGCATACCAATACCCTGAAATTCGAGAAATTACAACGACAGCTTCATACGAAGCTTACGTTAAAGGGCATCGTGCGCCAGTAAATTTTAGTAATACTAATGGACTGATAAGAAAGAGTGACTGGATTATTGGCTTATCAAAAACTGGCTTTATCCAAGAAGCTGGAAGATGCCTAGTCATGCAAGCTATGATAAGTGGACAGCCTATGATTATAGTATTACTTAAATCTTATGGAAGTGCTACTCGAACTGCAGATGCAAATAGAATTCGTAAGTGGATCGAAAAAACCTCTTCAATTTCTCATTTAAATCAATCTAAACAAGACAGCTAA
- the gcvH gene encoding glycine cleavage system protein GcvH: MNIPNTLIYTREHLWIKSIGDAIYEIGITDFAQNLLGDVVFVELPKLQSQILRDIAFGTIESVKTASDLIGPLNGVMMEINPNIQKSPESINDKPYETWICKMSSQDDINNKELFLDASQYSELTR, encoded by the coding sequence ATGAATATTCCAAATACACTTATCTATACACGTGAACACCTCTGGATTAAATCCATTGGGGATGCTATTTATGAAATTGGTATTACTGATTTCGCACAAAATCTTTTAGGTGATGTCGTTTTTGTAGAGCTCCCCAAATTACAAAGTCAGATCTTAAGAGATATTGCCTTTGGTACGATTGAGTCAGTCAAAACAGCTTCTGATTTAATAGGGCCGCTCAATGGTGTGATGATGGAAATTAACCCTAATATACAAAAATCTCCAGAGTCAATTAACGACAAGCCCTATGAAACTTGGATTTGTAAAATGTCATCTCAAGATGACATAAATAACAAAGAGCTTTTTTTAGACGCTTCTCAATACTCCGAACTCACTCGCTAA
- a CDS encoding class I SAM-dependent methyltransferase has protein sequence MPIASEIEIQLSEQLKTKIIQSIHSNDGWISFDRFMELALYDPEFGYYTGSLRKFGEKGDFVTASEISSFFAKTIAIQFKEIFRSLDKNIIEIGAGSGKFALEVIQSLDSENIDHYFILEISHSLRKHQYDLLIKHLSPHLFSKVLWIDEIPQEYKGIVFCNELLDALPVDLIKKVSGIYYQKGVGLENDLFVWKDKIIKDLSIYDHINLESLPDNYLIEDAIHIKSWINKINESIAKGVVIIIDYGFNHSEYFHEQRSQGTLMCHFKHHAHDNPLIQVGIQDITSHVNFSYVAREASNLGLHINGFISQANFLINCGILELLKTVNIEDSALYMKSVSEIQKLLSPSEMGDLFKVMTMEKNMDINFIGLKNNNKVTKL, from the coding sequence ATGCCTATAGCCTCGGAAATTGAGATTCAATTAAGCGAGCAATTAAAAACAAAAATCATTCAATCTATTCATTCTAATGATGGATGGATAAGCTTTGATCGCTTTATGGAGCTTGCACTTTATGACCCTGAATTCGGTTACTACACTGGAAGTTTAAGAAAGTTTGGTGAAAAAGGTGACTTCGTTACAGCCTCTGAAATATCAAGTTTTTTTGCAAAAACAATTGCTATTCAGTTTAAAGAAATTTTTCGTTCATTAGATAAAAATATAATTGAAATTGGAGCTGGATCAGGCAAGTTTGCACTTGAAGTGATCCAGTCCTTGGATAGCGAAAATATTGACCATTATTTTATTTTGGAAATAAGTCATTCATTGAGAAAGCACCAATACGACCTTTTAATAAAACATTTGTCCCCACATTTGTTCAGCAAGGTGCTTTGGATTGATGAAATTCCCCAAGAATATAAAGGAATTGTTTTCTGTAATGAACTTTTAGATGCACTACCAGTAGATTTGATAAAAAAAGTGTCAGGTATTTATTATCAAAAAGGGGTTGGTCTAGAAAATGATCTATTTGTTTGGAAAGATAAGATCATCAAAGACCTATCTATTTATGACCACATTAATCTAGAAAGTCTTCCAGACAATTATCTTATAGAAGATGCAATTCATATTAAAAGTTGGATTAATAAAATCAACGAATCTATTGCCAAAGGCGTTGTAATAATTATTGACTATGGCTTCAATCACAGTGAATATTTTCACGAGCAAAGATCTCAAGGAACGCTCATGTGCCATTTTAAGCATCATGCTCACGATAATCCCCTTATTCAGGTTGGAATCCAGGATATTACAAGCCATGTTAATTTTAGTTATGTTGCAAGAGAGGCTTCTAATTTAGGGCTCCATATTAATGGCTTTATTTCTCAAGCAAATTTTCTTATTAATTGCGGCATATTAGAGTTACTTAAAACCGTAAATATAGAAGATAGCGCTTTATATATGAAATCAGTATCGGAAATTCAAAAACTACTATCCCCTTCAGAAATGGGTGATTTATTTAAAGTCATGACAATGGAAAAGAATATGGATATAAATTTTATAGGGCTTAAAAATAATAATAAAGTCACAAAGTTATGA
- the ttcA gene encoding tRNA 2-thiocytidine(32) synthetase TtcA produces the protein MITQVPIDATNNFLKLRNKLIGLTGKAITDFNMIENNDRVLVCMSGGKDSYSLLMFLLALKERAPIHFDIIAMNLDQKQPGFPADVLPNFLKNLGVEHLIITEDTYSIVKEKIPSGKTTCSLCSRLRRGIIYRTAKELNINKIALGHHRDDIVETLFLNMFFGSKLKAMPPKLISNDSKNIIIRPLAYCSEKEISSYASRMNFPIIPCNLCGSQENLQRKKIKGMLIEWEKEQPGRVNNIYKAISNVEPSHLGDRRLYDFENLNQSSKEEKDDLLFTEDLIRNLNADLNNFAFFTENIAS, from the coding sequence ATGATTACGCAAGTGCCAATTGATGCAACCAATAACTTTCTCAAATTGCGCAATAAACTTATTGGCTTAACTGGCAAAGCAATAACTGATTTTAATATGATTGAAAATAATGATCGAGTCCTCGTATGTATGAGCGGTGGAAAAGATTCATATTCATTGCTGATGTTTTTACTAGCTCTAAAAGAGAGAGCGCCTATTCATTTTGATATTATTGCGATGAATTTAGATCAAAAACAACCAGGATTTCCAGCAGACGTATTGCCTAATTTTTTAAAAAATTTAGGCGTTGAACATCTTATTATTACTGAAGACACCTATTCAATCGTTAAAGAAAAAATACCAAGTGGTAAAACTACTTGCTCTTTATGTTCTCGTTTAAGACGCGGAATTATTTATAGGACAGCAAAAGAACTTAATATTAATAAAATTGCTTTGGGCCATCATCGTGATGATATTGTTGAGACACTTTTTCTTAATATGTTTTTTGGTTCTAAATTAAAAGCAATGCCACCAAAGCTAATCTCCAATGATAGTAAAAATATTATTATTAGGCCTTTAGCTTACTGCTCAGAAAAAGAGATCTCAAGCTATGCGTCTCGAATGAATTTTCCTATTATTCCTTGTAATTTATGTGGCTCACAAGAAAATCTTCAAAGGAAAAAAATAAAAGGGATGTTGATAGAATGGGAGAAAGAGCAACCGGGACGAGTTAACAATATATATAAAGCCATATCTAATGTTGAACCCTCACACTTAGGAGACCGGCGACTATATGACTTCGAAAATCTTAATCAATCCAGCAAAGAAGAAAAGGATGACCTTCTTTTTACGGAAGACTTAATCAGAAATCTTAATGCAGACTTAAATAATTTTGCTTTTTTTACAGAGAATATTGCCTCTTAA
- the yihA gene encoding ribosome biogenesis GTP-binding protein YihA/YsxC has translation MAIFQNASYYISAHHLSDLPPPTGIEVAFAGRSNAGKSSAINTLANHNRLAFVSKQPGRTQLINFFSLGENRFLVDLPGYGYAKVPQAIKDHWQKILATYLSERSCLFGLVLVMDIRHPLTPLDQQMLEWFSLNKKPIHILLTKADKLSREASHKILRSVQKEIDEKWGASVGIECTVQLFSSLKKQGVDEVETVVGKWLNTPVNHIPNFVA, from the coding sequence ATGGCTATTTTTCAAAACGCATCATATTATATATCTGCTCACCATTTAAGTGATTTGCCTCCACCTACTGGCATTGAGGTTGCTTTTGCTGGAAGATCAAATGCAGGAAAATCTAGCGCTATTAATACGCTTGCCAATCATAATCGTCTTGCTTTTGTAAGTAAGCAACCAGGGCGAACACAACTTATTAATTTCTTTTCTCTGGGGGAAAATCGTTTTCTAGTCGACTTGCCGGGTTATGGTTATGCCAAAGTACCTCAAGCTATCAAAGATCATTGGCAAAAAATTCTAGCAACTTATCTGTCTGAACGATCTTGCCTTTTTGGCCTTGTTTTAGTTATGGACATAAGGCATCCTCTTACCCCTCTTGACCAACAGATGTTAGAGTGGTTTTCGTTAAATAAAAAACCTATTCATATTTTATTAACTAAAGCAGACAAACTTTCTCGTGAAGCCTCACATAAAATACTTCGTAGCGTTCAAAAAGAAATTGATGAAAAGTGGGGGGCGTCCGTTGGTATTGAATGCACGGTTCAGCTTTTTTCCAGCTTAAAAAAACAAGGCGTTGATGAGGTTGAAACGGTCGTTGGCAAATGGTTAAATACGCCTGTAAATCATATCCCAAACTTTGTAGCCTAG
- a CDS encoding pteridine reductase yields the protein MKSIRKIALVTGGAKRIGQAICKILHESDIDLMIHYRHSADEAKKLQEELNKIRKDSASIVQADLVNMNVLPSLIEQTINIYGRLDILINNASSYYPTEIGQMNEKNWNDLIGSNLKAPLFLSQLAADQLIKTKGCIINITDTHIDKPKKNYIIYSIAKSGLTTLTKSLAQELSPDVRVNAVAPGPVLWPENNEEFNDIYKQRVISQTLLKKMGTPEDVAMAVKFLVLDAPFITGHILAVDGGRSISL from the coding sequence ATGAAATCTATTAGAAAAATTGCTCTAGTTACTGGCGGCGCCAAAAGAATTGGGCAGGCAATTTGCAAAATACTTCATGAATCGGATATCGATTTAATGATTCACTATCGTCATTCAGCTGATGAAGCAAAAAAGCTACAAGAGGAACTTAATAAAATTCGTAAAGATTCCGCAAGTATTGTTCAAGCTGATCTTGTGAATATGAATGTATTACCCAGTCTAATCGAGCAAACAATTAATATATATGGCAGATTAGATATCCTCATAAATAATGCCTCAAGTTATTACCCCACCGAAATTGGTCAAATGAATGAAAAAAATTGGAATGATCTTATTGGCAGCAATTTGAAGGCGCCTTTATTTTTATCTCAACTTGCAGCAGATCAACTTATTAAAACTAAGGGCTGCATTATAAATATTACAGATACCCATATAGATAAACCAAAGAAAAATTATATTATTTATAGTATTGCCAAATCAGGCCTTACTACATTAACAAAATCCTTAGCTCAAGAATTAAGTCCAGATGTAAGGGTTAATGCTGTTGCTCCAGGTCCAGTTTTGTGGCCTGAAAATAATGAAGAATTTAACGATATTTATAAACAAAGAGTTATTTCTCAAACGCTATTAAAAAAAATGGGTACACCGGAAGATGTTGCAATGGCAGTTAAATTTTTAGTGCTGGACGCTCCATTTATTACAGGACATATTTTAGCCGTCGATGGCGGAAGATCTATTTCGCTATGA
- a CDS encoding c-type cytochrome: protein MSGRNAFFIIILSFLISNTVFSETIAQKTPPKAVANVCAACHGADGNSAISANPKLSGQHPEYLYKQLTNFKSGARANAVMSGMAGMLSDADMHLVAEYYSKQTLSLGQAKTNGSGSLGEKIYRAGIQANAVPACASCHGPTGDGLPVKYPRLGGQHTEYVLNQLRQFRLGARANDEAKVMRTIAAKLTDQEMEAVADYIQGLR from the coding sequence ATGAGTGGTCGAAATGCTTTTTTCATTATCATCTTATCTTTTTTAATTTCAAATACTGTGTTTTCAGAAACAATTGCTCAGAAAACTCCACCGAAAGCAGTTGCAAATGTATGTGCGGCGTGTCATGGGGCCGATGGAAATAGTGCAATTTCAGCTAACCCAAAATTATCTGGACAGCATCCGGAATATCTTTATAAACAGCTAACTAATTTTAAATCAGGCGCGCGCGCAAATGCTGTTATGTCTGGTATGGCAGGGATGCTATCAGATGCTGATATGCATTTAGTGGCAGAATATTATTCAAAACAAACCTTAAGTTTGGGCCAAGCTAAAACAAATGGTTCAGGATCTTTAGGAGAAAAAATCTACCGAGCTGGTATTCAAGCTAATGCTGTCCCAGCATGTGCCTCATGTCATGGGCCAACTGGCGATGGGCTCCCTGTAAAATATCCACGTTTAGGCGGGCAACATACAGAATACGTTTTAAATCAATTAAGACAGTTTAGGTTAGGTGCTCGGGCAAACGATGAAGCAAAAGTGATGCGAACTATTGCGGCAAAGTTAACTGATCAGGAAATGGAAGCAGTAGCTGATTATATTCAGGGCTTAAGATAA
- the topA gene encoding type I DNA topoisomerase has protein sequence MSKLLIVESPSKAKTLQKYLGNKFEVLASYGHVRDLIPKTGAVETDNNFKMNYAIIERNSRHVDEIARAVKKSDEVYLATDPDREGEAISWHILEILNEKKLTKDKLIKRVIFQEITKSAIEYAIEHPRDISMPLVNAQQARRALDYLVGFNLSPLLWKKIRRGLSAGRVQSPALRLIIEREIEIEKFICQEYWTIHLDSIKSKNKFQAKLVQLDNKKVEQFTITSKEDHENIVGKLLLESAGKTKVTRVEKKQRTRNPAPPFSTSTLQQESVRKLGFTTSRAMRIAQQLYEGLDTGSGAVGLITYMRTDSLSLSNEAMNQIRGYIQSNFEADYLPKAPIFYKTKSKNAQEAHEAIRPTDISRTPQSLIGKLSPEQFKLYEMIWKRSLASQMTPAKFDAVSVDLAIGSEANLFRATGQTLIFPGFIAIYTESLDDASNEDEDSLKLPPLETGEILTIDKIYGDQHFTEPPPRYSEASLVKSLEEYGIGRPSTYASIISTLQDREYVILDKKRFMPTDVGRVVNKFLTEHFTRYVDYDFTAGLESSLDEIADNNKEWIPLLKSFWDDFNKTIIEKSNIDRAEITQEAINEDCPKCGKPLFSRLGRRGKFIGCSGYPDCDYTRNVNGDSSATNEPVLVCKDPETGKDVLLLVGPYGPYLQVGVQEEDSKKKPKRVSVPKETSLSDLNEDIALNLLSLPKELGLHPETAKKVIVNIGRFGPYVNYDGKFKSIPRSESIFDITLDRALELIAEAIAKNAPLRILGNDPEANLSVEIFNGRYGIYLQKGSTKVTLSKDQDIEKITLEEALILITHKEASSKGKKKTVAKKTTVKKTSQKKEVIKKPAAKKKAIKAKKV, from the coding sequence ATGTCTAAACTTTTAATTGTTGAATCACCATCTAAAGCCAAAACTCTTCAAAAGTATCTTGGCAATAAATTCGAAGTTTTGGCATCTTATGGTCATGTACGTGACCTTATTCCAAAAACAGGTGCCGTTGAAACAGATAATAATTTCAAAATGAATTATGCAATTATTGAAAGAAACTCCAGGCATGTTGATGAAATCGCAAGGGCCGTAAAAAAATCTGATGAAGTCTATCTAGCTACGGATCCTGACAGAGAAGGAGAAGCCATTTCATGGCATATCCTGGAAATACTCAATGAAAAAAAATTAACTAAAGATAAGTTAATTAAAAGAGTCATTTTTCAGGAAATTACAAAATCAGCTATTGAGTATGCCATTGAACATCCTAGAGATATATCAATGCCTCTTGTCAACGCTCAGCAAGCTAGAAGAGCGCTCGACTATCTTGTAGGTTTCAATTTATCACCTCTACTTTGGAAGAAAATCAGAAGAGGATTATCGGCGGGAAGAGTTCAGAGCCCAGCACTAAGGCTTATTATTGAAAGAGAAATTGAAATAGAAAAATTTATCTGCCAAGAATATTGGACGATTCATTTAGATTCTATTAAGTCTAAAAATAAATTTCAAGCAAAACTCGTTCAGCTCGACAATAAAAAAGTGGAGCAATTTACTATTACTTCAAAAGAAGATCACGAAAATATTGTTGGTAAATTGCTTCTAGAAAGTGCTGGAAAAACAAAAGTAACGCGCGTTGAAAAAAAACAGAGAACGCGCAACCCTGCGCCCCCATTCTCAACATCAACACTTCAACAAGAGTCAGTTCGCAAACTGGGTTTTACAACGAGCCGAGCCATGAGAATTGCCCAGCAGCTATATGAAGGCCTTGATACTGGCAGCGGTGCCGTAGGATTAATTACTTACATGAGGACTGATTCACTCTCCCTCTCAAATGAAGCGATGAATCAAATTAGAGGATACATTCAGTCAAATTTTGAAGCAGATTATTTACCTAAAGCGCCTATTTTTTACAAAACAAAATCAAAAAATGCGCAAGAGGCACATGAAGCTATTAGACCAACAGATATTAGTCGAACACCCCAGAGCCTTATCGGTAAATTGTCTCCTGAACAATTTAAGTTATACGAAATGATATGGAAGCGATCTTTAGCTAGCCAAATGACGCCAGCAAAGTTTGATGCGGTGAGTGTTGATCTTGCAATTGGCTCTGAAGCAAATTTATTTAGGGCGACGGGGCAAACGCTTATATTCCCAGGATTTATTGCTATCTATACTGAAAGCTTAGATGACGCTTCAAATGAAGATGAAGACTCTCTTAAATTACCTCCACTTGAAACTGGTGAAATTCTAACTATTGATAAAATTTATGGTGATCAACATTTCACTGAGCCACCGCCCAGATACTCTGAAGCCAGCCTAGTCAAATCTTTGGAGGAGTACGGCATTGGGAGACCTTCTACCTATGCAAGTATTATTTCAACACTTCAAGATCGTGAATATGTCATTCTCGATAAAAAAAGATTTATGCCTACTGATGTAGGTCGTGTAGTTAATAAATTTTTAACTGAGCATTTTACCCGCTATGTAGATTATGATTTTACTGCTGGTCTTGAAAGCTCTTTAGACGAAATTGCAGATAATAATAAAGAATGGATTCCGCTTCTTAAAAGCTTTTGGGATGACTTCAATAAAACAATTATTGAAAAATCAAATATCGATCGAGCTGAAATTACACAAGAAGCTATTAATGAAGACTGTCCTAAATGCGGCAAACCTTTATTCTCTAGACTTGGTAGGAGAGGTAAGTTCATTGGATGCTCAGGCTACCCAGATTGTGATTACACAAGAAATGTAAATGGTGATTCAAGCGCTACTAATGAGCCTGTTCTTGTTTGCAAAGATCCTGAAACCGGAAAAGATGTTCTTCTATTGGTAGGTCCCTATGGACCTTATCTTCAAGTAGGTGTTCAAGAAGAAGATAGCAAAAAGAAACCTAAGCGCGTTAGTGTTCCCAAAGAAACCTCATTGAGTGATTTAAATGAAGATATAGCATTAAATCTTCTATCTCTTCCTAAAGAGTTAGGTCTCCACCCTGAAACTGCCAAAAAAGTGATTGTAAATATTGGACGTTTTGGACCTTATGTAAATTATGATGGCAAATTTAAATCTATTCCAAGATCCGAATCTATTTTTGATATCACACTGGATCGAGCTCTTGAGCTAATAGCAGAAGCTATTGCTAAAAATGCTCCTTTAAGAATTTTGGGTAACGATCCCGAAGCAAACCTTTCGGTTGAAATTTTTAATGGTCGCTATGGCATCTACCTTCAAAAAGGCTCTACTAAAGTTACCTTGTCAAAAGATCAGGATATCGAAAAAATTACTTTGGAAGAGGCTCTAATACTAATTACTCATAAAGAAGCTTCGAGCAAGGGCAAAAAGAAAACAGTAGCTAAAAAAACAACTGTTAAGAAAACATCTCAGAAAAAAGAAGTTATTAAAAAACCTGCAGCAAAGAAGAAAGCTATAAAAGCTAAAAAAGTTTAG
- a CDS encoding DNA polymerase III subunit chi has product MTYIDFYFNVENKFNKIHEILEKEIFRKRKIYISVSDLKGAELLSDFLYSAAVTSFLPHMIGSNEESAPVHIDWEHKSLSDDFMVNLKSDIPHSFSRYLRLIEIVSNDDEDKKKARDRLKFYRDRGYEIKLIDVTKEI; this is encoded by the coding sequence ATGACCTATATAGATTTTTATTTTAATGTAGAAAATAAATTTAATAAAATTCACGAAATCTTAGAAAAAGAAATTTTTCGAAAAAGAAAAATATATATATCAGTAAGTGATTTAAAGGGCGCTGAGCTATTAAGCGACTTTCTTTATTCAGCTGCAGTCACTTCATTCCTACCGCATATGATAGGAAGTAATGAAGAGAGCGCGCCTGTTCATATTGATTGGGAACATAAATCTTTAAGTGATGACTTTATGGTTAATTTAAAGTCAGATATTCCACATTCTTTTTCAAGGTACTTGAGGCTTATTGAGATTGTGTCCAACGACGACGAAGACAAGAAAAAAGCAAGAGATCGTCTAAAGTTTTATCGTGATCGCGGCTACGAGATTAAGCTGATTGATGTTACAAAAGAAATTTAA